In Mycolicibacterium lutetiense, the sequence AGCACTTTCGTCAATGGCATTGCGGATCGATGCGTGTTTATCGTCCGACGAAAAGTGATCGTGCTGGCCCCAGAGTGCAAGAGGTGTGTCGGAATTGGAGGAACTGGCTGGCAGGGATGGCTTGGTGGCAAGCGGGGCGGGTTACTCGGCAGTGACGACAGCGGCCGGGGCGCGCCATCGGAAGTGACGCTGAGCGACGCGCGGAACTGAGACGAATGTGGCTGTGGTCGTGGACGAAACCTCGTGTTGCTTCGTAGGTTGTCGACATGACTGCTGTGTCGAAACTGGAGGCGCGTCGTCGCGCCGTCGAGGCGCAACGCCGAGCGAACGAAGTGCGAGCGCAGCAGGACCGTGCCAACGCCGATGACGCGACCGCCGTTCGGGCGTTGATCGGACGCCTGCAGGATGTGGACGAATGGCAGGCCCGTCGCGTCGCGCAGTCTCGCCAGCAAGCGGAGGCGGAGGCGCAGCGCAGGCGCAGCCGCTATTACGCGGAAGCCTGTGCATCGATCAAGGACATGCGGGAACGTGGCGCGACGTTGGCGGCTATCGCCGAGCTGGTCGGTGTTGATGTCAGAGAGATACGCGCGCTGCTGCGCAGCAAGGCGGCGAAAGCCGTTAAGAAGCAACCGGCTGCGCGCGCTGATGCATGGCGCGACGCTCGTGTGGACACGGAGTGGCCGCGGTGCGTGCGATGCGATGTGTTGATGATGGATCCTGAAGACAGGCCACGTCGCGGACGCTGCCGGCTCTACTGCTCGGACACGTGTCGGCGCGACTCATCTGCTGCACGCATGGCTGCCGAGCGCCACGGAACGCCGATCCGCGTCGTCGAGGTGCCGAGGGCCGGTTCCGCGACCGACCTCGCCCTGACGCCTGAAGATTCACCGGCTCCTGTCCCTGTCAGCGCGCTCGACGCCGCAGACATTGCCTCCCGGGACGAGCGGGCGCTGTGCACGCTGCTAGCGAGGCTCACGGAACGGGCACGGCACAAGGACCTCGACCGAGCGACTCTGACGGCGGCGCGTGATCTCGCCAAAGCTGTTTATCCGTATCGCGCCTGAACGGCTCAGCAACCGTATCGATCATCTGGTCGTCAACGCCCGTTGTGCCCGCGTGATGCGCGCTGCGTAACCTGGGTCACGTGGCAGATAACCCGCCAGGCAATCGATGTGCGTCCTGCGCAACATCGGCATCGGCGTTGCCGAGCGCCCTAGGGCGGATCCGTCGCCAGTGAGCGCAGTCGCTCGTAACCTGCCTTCTGACTCCGCGATCCGGCCGGGAGCGGACCGCGGCGTGCTTCGATAGGTACGTGGGGCCACCCTGTCCGAAATCAGCTGTGCGATTGGTGAGGCGGACACCCCGAGTGGGTCTATGCAAACCGTCCGCGCTCGAGAGTCGGCGCTTCGATGGGTACCGACGCGCGATAGAGTCGCACGGGGCATTTGTCGACCGTGAGGAAATGGATTGGTTCCCAAGTAATCCCGGCGGCGTTCAATGACTTCCGATGGGACTTCCATTCGTCGCGAAGCGGTTTCTTCTCCGACGGTCCGAAGCGGACGTCTGTCAGCACGAGTAGTCGCACACGCTTCGGATACAGTGTGGTCCCCTCGACGATCTCCAAACGAAGCTGTTCGACGTCATCGCACCAGTCCTGCGACTTCTTCGCCTTCGAAATGAGTTTGCGCAGAGCTTCGAATACCGGACCGGCAAGCGCATCGTGCACAGCAGGCCGGCCAAGTTTGCTGGCAAGGCGCTGTCCGAGAATGAGCTCGTCCTCAATCGAGGCGAACCCCACGACCGGTTCCTGCGCAGCGAGCAAACCCTTGCTGACCGGAACGATCGCGCGCAGGTCCACGGCCCAAACCGCTCCAGGAACCGGAGGCTCACTTAGCCAGACGTAGTCGGAGAGCTGATGGTCTTTGATCTGCTGGACCTTCTCCGTCGAAAAGACTGAGATGTCGCGTACCGGGCATGCCTGCACCAGCGGATGCCGCATCCCGGGACCGCCCGCAATGTCGCAGGTCTGTGACACCACCGCGGCATACCCGCTGTCACTCAATGGTGCTGACCGAGCACGCACCTCACCCAACGCTCCATCGGCAGCGGGTTCTCCGGTTACAGGGTCGTCTACCCACGCTGGGACGATCCATGCGCCGCGATCCATCGGGAGAAGATGCCCTTGCCGCCACCGCTCCAGAGCGAGAAGCGTGTGCGGGGGCCATCGCTCCGGCAGGAGTCGATCAATAGTCACCGGGCGAATCCGTCCTCGACGTTCTCGGTCACCACCGGACCACCGGTTCGAATGATCGGTGTCTCGACGTGTTCGGCGATCCCCTCGTATACCGAAGTGCCGATCTCTCGCCGAGGGAACGGCGTCCGATCCACAGCCAGGTCAACGAGGTCGTCGAACCGGCCGTCGAGTAGTGCGGAGGCTCGCTTCTTGTCGGCACGCAGCCACCTGTTCATCGGCTGGTCCAGTGTGCTGCGGAGGTCGTCGACGGCGTCCGCCAACTCCCACAGTCCACCCAAGCTGGCTACACGGGGCCGGCTGGCGGGGGGCTTTGCCGCCCACGAGTGGAACGTGCGCTTGTTGATGCCGGTGGCCTTGAACATCTCCTTCTGCGTTAGGCCCAGTTCGGCTCGGATTCGTTCGAAGGCATCAAGAACATCGACCGTCTCGTCGACCTGTTGCTCGTCGGACAGCACCGTATCGATGAATGTATACGGCATCGTCAACCACAGCGCCGAGCCCGGAAGGTTCATCTGCCCGTCGAGACTCTTGAAAACTTCGACGCGAACCTGATCCCATCCGCACGGGTCGAGGGCTCCAGAGAAATGCGCGACGACATCCCGCAACCCCGGCGATG encodes:
- a CDS encoding coiled-coil domain-containing protein; the encoded protein is MTAVSKLEARRRAVEAQRRANEVRAQQDRANADDATAVRALIGRLQDVDEWQARRVAQSRQQAEAEAQRRRSRYYAEACASIKDMRERGATLAAIAELVGVDVREIRALLRSKAAKAVKKQPAARADAWRDARVDTEWPRCVRCDVLMMDPEDRPRRGRCRLYCSDTCRRDSSAARMAAERHGTPIRVVEVPRAGSATDLALTPEDSPAPVPVSALDAADIASRDERALCTLLARLTERARHKDLDRATLTAARDLAKAVYPYRA
- a CDS encoding helix-turn-helix domain-containing protein; translation: MTIMEQQPTGSRVLRSPSWARAQKGLYPAPCEDGLWSSTFVEMSSSPGLRDVVAHFSGALDPCGWDQVRVEVFKSLDGQMNLPGSALWLTMPYTFIDTVLSDEQQVDETVDVLDAFERIRAELGLTQKEMFKATGINKRTFHSWAAKPPASRPRVASLGGLWELADAVDDLRSTLDQPMNRWLRADKKRASALLDGRFDDLVDLAVDRTPFPRREIGTSVYEGIAEHVETPIIRTGGPVVTENVEDGFAR